The sequence below is a genomic window from Fluoribacter dumoffii NY 23.
TTCCTTTAGTGACAAATACTTTACTAAAAATAGCATGCCTGCTGGAGGCAGGAGCTGAAATTACAGTAACCAATCCTTCGGATTTTTGTTATGCACACCCACAGGCAGTTTCCTCTTTAAAAGAAGCAAAAATTCGCTATGTGGAAAATACGCGCTCACTTCACGGCGAATCTTTTGATCTTTATTTTGATTGCGGAGCACAGCTATATCAATTTCTGGGAAAACCCAAAGTTGGGGCAATCGAACTAACCGGTTCAGGGGATCGATTTTATAGCCAACAAACTCTTGATTTTCCAGTGATAAGCGTTGACCGTACTCTGACAAAACAACTGGAAACAGTTTTTGGATGCGCCGAAAGTAGCCAAATGGCTCTTAGTCAATTAACAGGAATTAATCCAATTGAGACCTCATGGGTGATTTTTGGTTTTGGAAAAATTGGTCGAGGACTTGCCTATTTTTGTGTTCAAAATAAAGTTCCCGTAGTTATCGTTGATCCCGATGCACATCAAAGAAATCTTGCGCGCAACCTGGGCATTAAAGCAATAGATCCCCATGATTTTACTCAGCTTGAACGTGTCTTGATGGATGCCAATATAGTTATTACGGCAACGGGAAAAAAAGCGATAATGAATGATTACCCACACTCCTGGTTCAGTGGTAAAATTCTTGCTAATTTAGGGGTTTATGATGAATTTGGCCCTCAATTTAGCGATGATGAAGTTTTAAATCATAAAATGCCCATTAATTTTATCCTGAATGACCCTACACCGATGAAATATATTGATCCCGAGTTTTACCTCCACAATCTTGCTGGGTTAACTCTTCTTAAAGAAAAAATAACGGCCGGTGTCCATGGAATCCCCTCATCTGTGGATCGAAATTTGCTTCAACGTTGGTGCGACTATCATTCATTTTCACTAGATACGATCAAAACCTGGCTTTATTAATAAGATTGGGGATCTAATCAATTTTAAATCGCTACTACTGAATCACTTGCAAGAAAACTTGAAAATATTGCGGAAATTATGCAATCTGTTATTGAACGTTTGCAGAAATTTGCAGACTCCCTGGTTTTATACTGAAACAGATTAAAACCAATTTATAAAATAAATTTACACTTTGCCCATGATGCTATATATTCCGCCTTTTTGTCGAAAACTGAATTAATGAATTTATCCACTGAAACATCTGCCAATAATTCCAAAAGAACAATCATATGGTTGGTCAGCGTATTCTTTCTATTATTTCAATTTTTTTTGCAATTATCCTCAGGAATTATTATTGGCGCGATAATGCATGAGCAAAAACTCACTGCATTTACAGCTGGCCTATTAAGCAGTGCCTTTTATTATGTCTATACTACGATGCAAATTCCCGTCGGCCTTCTCTTTGACAGGTACAATACGCGAACACTGCTGTCCTTAAACGCCTTATTGTGTGCAGTGGGATGTTTTATCTTTGCTACTGGATATAACTTATTTTTACTATTTCTTGGGCGTTTAATAATTGGCGGTGGCTCTGCTTTTGCTTTCGTTGGTATGACCCGGGTATTACGCCAACATTTTCCCCTGAAACAATATGCTTTTATGATTGGGCTTACAGAAACCCTGGGATTTACTGTAACTGTAATTAGCATGATTGGCATGGGTTCACAAATAACCCGCATCAGTTGGCATTATTTCCTTGCCGGTGCCGGGGTCATTGGGCTTTTAATCGCCTTTCTTTGCGCAAATTGTATTCCCAACAACAGGCCAGTAATCAGTGACCATCATCAATACAAAAAACATTTACTACTCATGCTGAAAAATAAATTGGTATGGATGAACGGATTGTTTGTAGGCTTGGAATTTTCAGTGATTACTGTTTTTGCGGCAATGTGGGCTGTTCCTTTTCTCCAGTTAAAACTGGAGTGCTCAATAGAAACGGCGAGTATTCTCACCTCGATGATTTTACTGGGAGCAGGGTTAAGCTGCCCTATCTACGGCTGGCTGTCTATCAATCTCCCAAAACGCAAACCCCTAATTCATATTTCCTGCTTTTCAACCGCCATTTTATTCATCCTTGTTCTTTATTCACCTAATAATCATCTGCTCCTGACCGGCTCTTTATTGTTTGCGATTGGACTGTGTTGCGGCGCCTACATGCTTGCCTTTACCATTGCCAATGAGCTGGCTCCAGAAGAATCACTCTCTGCATGTACAGGATTCACCAATACTTTGGCCATGGCTACCGCGCCTCTATTACAACCCTTCATTGGTTATTTGCTGGATTACTCTAAAGGCAGTACCACCCTACATACTCTTACTGATTATCAACATACCCTTTTAATTATTCCTGCGGCACTGGTTATCGCCAGTGCTCTATCTCAATTTCTTCCAGAAAAAGAGATGTAATTATTAAAAGACCTCAATTTTTTAGCAAATCAGTGAAATCCTCCTAAGATGCTGTTGCAGATTAATAAAACCTTAATAATTTACCTATAAAATATCAAATATTGTTCAGTGTGTGTAAGTATTTTGTATGGCAGCTTCAAAACAACCTAAAGACTCGAACCCTCTGTCACAACCTCAAAAGGAAATAACCCATTTTGTAATATTTGGTGATAGCCTTTCTGATGGAAAAAATATGGGTGAAAAGGCTTCTTTCCTGGGGCCGCTGGCGAAAAAATTATGGCTAAAAATCACCGGCCTAAATAATTCACCTAAAGAACGGTTCACTAATGGTTATACTTGGGCTGACTCCCTGAAATCAACTCTCGTCAGTAAATTCCTTAACGACGAGCAATTAAAAAAAGACCCCTTTGGGAAGTTTAATTTAAATAATGCTGACATAAGCGATGATGTTATTTCTCATCCATCCGGAAAACATTACTCCAGAGATGCATTAAAAGCCGAAATAAGAAAAGTAAGGAGAAAAAAACGCGTAGACGCCAGAGAAGAGGGCCATCTATTTACAACCGACAAAGAGAACACGATTGGGAAACCGGTAACTGCCCGGGATAATGCTGATATAGCTGATATCGCTCTTGCTCATAGTCATAAACCGAAGGCCGAACGTACTCAACTTCAAAAAAGAATAGGGATTCTAAAAGGAGCGGCGCTTCAAGGATCTTCTGATGATATCTCTGACCAATTAATAACAGATAAGCGCTATCAGGAATACGTTCAAGAATATTATTCCCTCGATAATGGACGGGTAGCTCAATATAATGGGCAGAATTTTTTTAGAAACTACAGCCAGGGTGGTTCAACATCTTATGATTACAGCTGGAAAGCTATTTTCCTTTCGCTTTTTTCCCCCTTACAAGCAATTAAGTTATTCTTTACTCGCCTAATGGTATCTAACGTATCCAAGCAAGTAGAGCAATACCTTGAAGATTGTGAAAAAGAGGAAATATCACCAGAACAAATGGAGAAAACGCTTATCACTGTATTTTCAGGTGCAAATGATTTAATTACCGTTAATTCAGAGCCCACAGAGGAAGCAGCAGAATTGGCTGCCCAAAGTAATATAGATAATATTGAGAAATTAATTAAGCAGGGCTATAGCAATTTTGTTTTATGTAATCTACCTGATTTATCATTGACTCCACGCTATCAACGTAAGTCTGATGATGAGCGTAACACTGCTAAAAGAATATCAAACCTATACAATCAAAAATTAAATGACAAACTGCAATTCTTAAAAGAAAGATATCCTGGTTGTTCGTTGGAACTTTTTGATATCAGCAGCGTCTTTACCAAAATTTATGAAGATGTGGATACAAAGGGTGAAAATTCAGAGTACCACGAATATTTTGACAAAAAGGAACTAAGACAACCTTATCTGGATTATGCGAAAGAACATAATATAAAGGTAACCCCAGGCGGAGTTGCTCCGGGTTACAAACACATGTTTTGGGATGATGTTCATCCAACTGCGACGATGCATGCATTACTGATGTCGGAATTTTACAAAAGCCAGCAAGGCCTGGCGAAATTTAGAGTAACAGCACCAGCAGAACTCAGTGAAGAACATTTATGTAAAATCTTTAATCGCAAATACCATGAAAAACTAAAAGAGTATTCATTGGGGTCTTTAAGTCTTTATGACGAGCTTCCCATAGATTATAACGTATCGCAAAAAGCCTTAATTTCTATTTTACGTTATGCGCTCGATGAGCAAAACGAGGACTGTGATTGTCTGCGTGAAGCAATGAGCGATTTAGGATGGTGGGTGAATGATAAACCTAATATGAGCATTCCGGCCCTAGCAGATGCTATGTGGGTATTGAATCCTGGTTATGCACAAAAATTGGAAGCGCAATTAGATCCTCATTTAGCAGAACCTAACTCGCATAAGATGATGCTTGGAGCCCTGGGTGGAGAAATTGTTGGGCAAAAACCTCAGCCTAAAAGAGTTCATCCACAACTGGATCCTGTAGTCGAGGAAAGATTGAAAAAAATCATACATACGGATTCAAATTTAAAACATGAGCCCTCAACACCACCGATTATTAATCCTCTGACTATATAAATGTTATGACCTCCGGAGGGTTCGTTAGCCCTCCGTCACCGCTCCTCTATCCTGCTGTAGGGGCGTTTATCCTGCTATATGAGATCTGGAGAAATAGTTCAATCTTTCTTATGAACAACATCCGGGCAGTTTCATTTTTTATCTTTTTTATTTGAATAAGTTTTCATGTTTTGCTTTACTCGGGCAACTTCAATCATGCATGGAGTTTCACTTCCTGCGCACCCGATTCAGTAGTTTTATCTTTTATAAAAGATTGTTGGGTAACAAAACAAAAGCCACCCCGACTTTCCTTGGAGAACCCCGCAATACTATGGGATAAGGAGTCGTTATCCTTTAAGGTATTGAGCAATTTTAAATGCAGCTTGGGAAGGCCAACACTCAGCATACACTGATCATTATCCAGAGGTTTCAGTGAAATGAACTGCGACATTTTTACTTTATTCCCTGAAGGATCAAGCCAACCAGCAACAGCGGCACTGCTTGCATCCTTTTCTTTGAGATTTGCAGAGTAAAACCCATTGTCATCATTTAAACGGCAAAAGGTGGTATTTATTTCATGGGAATCTTTTTGACCATTATTTAATACCAGTTTGCCAAACCAGGCTTTATTTCCTGTAACAAACTGCTCTTTATCATCAATACGCACATGACCATTAAGCTGGCTTGTTTGTAATACCTGAAATTTTATTCCTGGCCGCAAAACCAGGTTTTCATTGTTGTTGTTTGCTTGCTTTAACATGTCTACTTTAAAATTAAATCCTTTTTTATCCGCCGTCTTCACCCCAAAAATCCAGCTGTCATTAATAGGGTTATAACGGATAAAAGAATAACCAATTTGCCAGTCAAGCGGAGTTGGTTGTTCTATCTTTTCTTTATTTTCGTAAAAGAACACCAATTTATTTGTTTCTTCATCAATCAAAGCTGCTTTAGTATGAAAGTCTGCACCCTGACGCTGCATTTCAAAAAAATATCCATATTTGTCACCACTCTCATTTGTTACCATACCGGTAAAAGTCCAACTTCCTACAGTGGAGTCTATGGATTGTACCTGTACCGGTTGCTGCGCTATTGATTTTATTTCAGCTGCAGACACTCCTGTACTTATGTGGAATACGAATAAGAATAAAAA
It includes:
- a CDS encoding MFS transporter; amino-acid sequence: MNLSTETSANNSKRTIIWLVSVFFLLFQFFLQLSSGIIIGAIMHEQKLTAFTAGLLSSAFYYVYTTMQIPVGLLFDRYNTRTLLSLNALLCAVGCFIFATGYNLFLLFLGRLIIGGGSAFAFVGMTRVLRQHFPLKQYAFMIGLTETLGFTVTVISMIGMGSQITRISWHYFLAGAGVIGLLIAFLCANCIPNNRPVISDHHQYKKHLLLMLKNKLVWMNGLFVGLEFSVITVFAAMWAVPFLQLKLECSIETASILTSMILLGAGLSCPIYGWLSINLPKRKPLIHISCFSTAILFILVLYSPNNHLLLTGSLLFAIGLCCGAYMLAFTIANELAPEESLSACTGFTNTLAMATAPLLQPFIGYLLDYSKGSTTLHTLTDYQHTLLIIPAALVIASALSQFLPEKEM
- a CDS encoding saccharopine dehydrogenase NADP-binding domain-containing protein, coding for MGIFSLSLLWQMQSVLNHFFQKYPKTEAPFMHEQLAEWRNTRPLAGLRIIHHVPLVTNTLLKIACLLEAGAEITVTNPSDFCYAHPQAVSSLKEAKIRYVENTRSLHGESFDLYFDCGAQLYQFLGKPKVGAIELTGSGDRFYSQQTLDFPVISVDRTLTKQLETVFGCAESSQMALSQLTGINPIETSWVIFGFGKIGRGLAYFCVQNKVPVVIVDPDAHQRNLARNLGIKAIDPHDFTQLERVLMDANIVITATGKKAIMNDYPHSWFSGKILANLGVYDEFGPQFSDDEVLNHKMPINFILNDPTPMKYIDPEFYLHNLAGLTLLKEKITAGVHGIPSSVDRNLLQRWCDYHSFSLDTIKTWLY
- a CDS encoding SGNH/GDSL hydrolase family protein, with the protein product MAASKQPKDSNPLSQPQKEITHFVIFGDSLSDGKNMGEKASFLGPLAKKLWLKITGLNNSPKERFTNGYTWADSLKSTLVSKFLNDEQLKKDPFGKFNLNNADISDDVISHPSGKHYSRDALKAEIRKVRRKKRVDAREEGHLFTTDKENTIGKPVTARDNADIADIALAHSHKPKAERTQLQKRIGILKGAALQGSSDDISDQLITDKRYQEYVQEYYSLDNGRVAQYNGQNFFRNYSQGGSTSYDYSWKAIFLSLFSPLQAIKLFFTRLMVSNVSKQVEQYLEDCEKEEISPEQMEKTLITVFSGANDLITVNSEPTEEAAELAAQSNIDNIEKLIKQGYSNFVLCNLPDLSLTPRYQRKSDDERNTAKRISNLYNQKLNDKLQFLKERYPGCSLELFDISSVFTKIYEDVDTKGENSEYHEYFDKKELRQPYLDYAKEHNIKVTPGGVAPGYKHMFWDDVHPTATMHALLMSEFYKSQQGLAKFRVTAPAELSEEHLCKIFNRKYHEKLKEYSLGSLSLYDELPIDYNVSQKALISILRYALDEQNEDCDCLREAMSDLGWWVNDKPNMSIPALADAMWVLNPGYAQKLEAQLDPHLAEPNSHKMMLGALGGEIVGQKPQPKRVHPQLDPVVEERLKKIIHTDSNLKHEPSTPPIINPLTI